In Erigeron canadensis isolate Cc75 chromosome 7, C_canadensis_v1, whole genome shotgun sequence, one DNA window encodes the following:
- the LOC122607024 gene encoding uncharacterized protein LOC122607024: MKKKTEQTEEQQELEIIKAVAQAWLGHTTTTSSPASTNEFDARRLNFKNKPTRFKLEAMTKPSRDYSHNDGLLTSWDFKQSLWDSYELVAVSRRLETGLLLENEFNEMSKGQSKKKKKESKNSLRNVLNRTSSRRFDEQIPS; this comes from the coding sequence ATGAAGAAAAAAACTGAACAAACTGAAGAACAACAAGAACTTGAAATCATCAAGGCTGTGGCCCAAGCGTGGCTCGGTCACACCACCACGACGTCGTCACCTGCCTCCACGAACGAGTTTGATGCACGTCGTCTCAATTTCAAGAACAAGCCCACTCGGTTTAAGCTTGAAGCAATGACTAAACCATCGCGCGACTATAGCCACAATGATGGGCTTTTGACAAGTTGGGATTTCAAACAATCGCTTTGGGACTCTTATGAGTTAGTGGCTGTGTCAAGAAGGCTAGAGACCGGGTTATTATTGGAGAACGAGTTTAATGAGATGAGTAAGGGCcaatctaaaaagaaaaagaaagagagcAAGAATAGCCTCAGGAACGTACTTAATCGAACATCATCCAGGAGGTTTGATGAACAAATACCTTCCTAA
- the LOC122607023 gene encoding pentatricopeptide repeat-containing protein At3g48250, chloroplastic — translation MNLTKKLLSSLKLANSVYSTHLSRSNQVNTHLPICPLFINLHKNVFFSSKPEHTFNIILQSENWSEKLEQELVNSKAHFSHESVMYVLKKLSLKEPKKASTFFNWVVGKQGFEPSSSIYSLMLRVYANKDSVRQFWYIVHKMKEEGFFIDDQDYLLLVRDFKNSNRVNEVAVLTKFYNAMVVDNVVNGVVEEIVRVVVESDGWGNGVEKRLNEMKFDEKLSDNLILRVLKELRKYPLKALVFFRWVGEKFGFEHSSVTYNGILRVLGQEDSMEEFWDVFDEMKSYGYEMDLDTYLKIARLFQKRKMLKEAVELYERMMDSPYKPSVQDCSVLLRTIAGRNSPDLDLVFRVVDKFKETGNVLSKSVYDGIHRSLTSVGQFDEAEKMMSAMKDAGYEPDNITYSQLIFGLCKAQRLEDASKVIELMEENGCIPDIKTWTILIQGHCNANDVDKAVILLANMIEKGCEADADLLDVLVNGILGQKSSVVGYELLMEMVKTGGVKPWQATYKNLIQKLLLEKKFDESVELLKLMKKDNYPPFSEPFVEYVSKYGTVDNALRFLKALSFKESPAVSAYQNVFQSMFNEGREFEAKDLLFKCPPHIRKHKAITSLFGSVQSFVV, via the coding sequence ATGAATCTAACCAAGAAACTACTGAGTTCACTCAAACTCGCCAACTCGGTCTACTCAACTCACTTATCAAGATCCAATCAGGTAAATACTCACTTGCCCATTTGCCCATTATTTATAAATCTTCATAAAAATGTGTTCTTTTCATCAAAACCAGAACATACTTTTAATATAATCTTGCAATCTGAAAATTGGTCTGAAAAATTAGAACAAGAATTGGTAAATTCAAAAGCCCATTTTAGCCATGAAAGtgttatgtatgtattaaaGAAATTATCATTAAAAGAACCCAAAAAGGCTTCAACTTTCTTCAATTGGGTTGTGGGAAAACAAGGGTTTGAACCGAGCTCATCGATATATAGTTTAATGCTTCGAGTTTACGCGAATAAAGATTCGGTAAGACAGTTTTGGTATATTGTTCATAAGATGAAAGAAGAGGGCTTTTTCATTGATGATCAAGATTATCTGTTGTTAGTTAGGGATTTTAAGAATTCTAATAGGGTTAACGAGGTTGCGGTTTTGACTAAGTTTTATAATGCTATGGTGGTAGATAATGTTGTGAATGGTGTTGTTGAGGAAATTGTCCGTGTCGTTGTTGAATCGGATGGTTGGGGAAATGGGGTTGAAAAGAGGTTAAATGAgatgaaatttgatgaaaagTTGTCGGATAATTTAATACTTAGGGTTTTAAAGGAATTAAGAAAATACCCTTTGAAGGCGTTGGTGTTTTTTAGATGGGTTGGGGAGAAATTTGGTTTTGAACACAGTAGCGTTACTTATAATGGGATTTTGCGTGTTCTTGGTCAAGAGGATTCTATGGAAGAGTTTTGGGAcgtgtttgatgaaatgaagAGTTATGGTTATGAAATGGATCTTGATACTTATTTAAAGATTGCAAGATTGTTTCAAAAGCGTAAGATGTTAAAGGAAGCAGTTGAGCTTTATGAGCGTATGATGGATAGCCCGTATAAGCCCTCAGTGCAAGATTGTAGTGTGCTTTTAAGAACCATTGCAGGGAGAAATTCACCTGATTTGGATCTTGTGTTTCGGGTCGTGGACAAGTTTAAAGAAACGGGTAATGTTCTGTCAAAGAGTGTTTATGATGGTATTCATAGATCTTTGACTAGTGTTGGTCAGTTTGATGAAGCTGAAAAGATGATGTCAGCCATGAAAGATGCGGGTTATGAGCCTGATAACATAACTTACAGCCAGTTGATTTTCGGGCTTTGTAAAGCTCAAAGACTAGAAGATGCATCAAAAGTGATTGAGCTAATGGAAGAAAATGGATGCATTCCCGATATCAAAACATGGACTATATTGATTCAAGGGCATTGTAATGCCAATGATGTTGATAAAGCTGTAATCTTATTGGCTAACATGATAGAGAAAGGATGTGAAGCAGATGCAGATCTTTTGGATGTTTTAGTAAATGGAATTTTGGGTCAAAAAAGCTCGGTTGTCGGGTATGAGTTGCTAATGGAGATGGTGAAAACAGGTGGGGTGAAACCATGGCAAGCAACATACAAGAATTTGATTCAAAAGCTGTTATTGGAGAAAAAGTTTGATGAATCTGTGGAGCTCTTAAAGTTAATGAAGAAAGACAATTACCCGCCGTTTTCTGAGCCTTTTGTGGAGTATGTTTCGAAATATGGGACTGTTGATAATGCTTTGCGGTTCTTGAAGGCATTGAGTTTCAAAGAAAGTCCTGCAGTTTCGGCTTACCAGAATGTGTTTCAGAGTATGTTTAATGAAGGTAGAGAATTTGAGGCTAAAGATTTGCTATTTAAGTGTCCTCCTCATATTCGTAAACACAAAGCGATCACTAGTCTTTTCGGTTCTGTTCAATCATTTGTagtatga
- the LOC122608811 gene encoding probable serine/threonine-protein kinase WNK3, whose protein sequence is MVSTNLIQMPLELPLDHQADDLEAEFVEIDPSGRYGRYKEVLGKGACKNIYRAFDELEGIEVAWNQIKVSDFVRNHEQLERLYSEVHLLKTLKHKNINKFYNSWVDTKNEHINIITEIFTSGTLRQYRKKHTHVDLRVLKNWSTQILEGLEYLHSHNPPIIHRDLKCDNIFVNGNQGEVKIGDVGLAVILRQAHSAYSVIGTPEFMAPELYEKDYNELVDIYAFGMCLLELVTFEYPYVECANAAEIYRKVTSGVKPASLAKVKDLEIKSLIEKCIAKVSDRLNAKELLMDFLHENINERSKPSPHAGNICKLENAETLNDNTTDNPRNFSIEGQKEDQDTVFFKLSMDDTTGNTQNIHFPFDIKLDTATAVAREMVEELDLTEQDVPAIAEMIKSEIKSCYPSWAVTDLSDHEINDVYSDSIVDPQPESPSQSTKRTGASPGSISLERLPSGGKYWTDAPKSGCSSLKLIPFDGEDHGSSHGEPTKKMDKLLQDDDDDVDMIVKKLQLLIVKQKRELDELKKRHGLIIYDILMKLAPKTRQQVFNTCSKVEVLKACIVDKYTDYDRSFAIKAEDLHISANVGEKERVADSSYPRNMFRHKFKTGIEYMAPNLGLALVLESDSFG, encoded by the exons ATGGTTTCAACAAATCTCATTCAAATGCCATTAGAATTGCCCTTAGATCACCAAGCAGATGACTTGGAGGCTGAGTTCGTCGAAATTGATCCATCCGGTCGTTATGGGCGA TACAAAGAAGTGCTAGGGAAAGGTGCTTGCAAAAATAT ATATAGAGCATTTGATGAATTGGAAGGAATTGAAGTAGCTTGGAACCAAATAAAGGTTTCTGATTTTGTGAGGAACCATGAACAGTTGGAGCGTTTATACTCCGAAGTTCATTTGCTCAAAACACTTAAGCACAAGAACATTAACAAGTTCTACAACTCATGGGTTGATACGAAGAACGAGcatatcaacatcatcaccGAGATTTTTACATCCGGGACATTACGACA GTACCGCAAGAAGCATACACATGTGGATTTGCGAGTATTGAAGAATTGGTCCACACAAATACTAGAAGGACTAGAGTATCTTCATAGTCACAACCCACCAATAATTCATCGTGACCTTAAGTGTGACAATATTTTTGTTAATGGAAATCAAGGAGAGGTAAAGATAGGTGACGTTGGACTAGCTGTGATTCTTCGCCAAGCTCATTCTGCTTACAGTGTGATTG gAACTCCAGAGTTTATGGCACCAGAGCTTTATGAAAAGGATTACAACGAACTGGTAGATATATATGCGTTTGGGATGTGCCTACTTGAATTGGTGACTTTTGAGTATCCATATGTTGAATGCGCCAATGCTGCTGAAATATATAGGAAAGTGACATCA GGTGTAAAGCCAGCTTCATTAGCAAAAGTTAAGGATCTGGAGATCAAATCACTTATTGAAAAGTGTATTGCAAAGGTCTCTGATAGGTTGAATGCCAAAGAACTGTTGATGGATTTTCTTCATGAAAACATAAATGAACGATCAAAACCAAGTCCCCATGCAGGTAATATTTGCAAG CTTGAAAATGCTGAAACTCTTAATGACAATACGACCGATAACCCTAGAAATTTCAGCATTGAAGGTCAAAAAGAAGACCAGGACAcggttttttttaaactaagtATGGATGATACAACAG GTAATACTCAGAATATTCATTTCCCATTTGATATCAAACTTGATACCGCCACTGCAGTGGCAAGAGAAATGGTCGAGGAGCTGGATTTAACAGAACAAGATGTGCCTGCAATTGCTGAGATGATTAAATCAGAAATCAAGTCATGTTACCCTAGTTGGGCAGTGACTGATTTATCTGATCATGAGATCAATGATGTCTACTCTGACTCTATCGTTGACCCCCAACCTGAATCTCCATCCCAATCAACAAAAAGAACTGGTGCCTCTCCTGGATCGATATCTCTTGAAAGATTACCTTCTGGTGGAAAATATTGGACTGATGCACCCAAAAGTGGTTGTTCTTCACTCAAACTCATACCTTTTGATGGTGAGGACCATGGTTCGAGTCATGGTGAACCAActaaaaaaatggataaactcttgcaagatgatgatgatgatgtagatATGATTGTAAAGAAACTGCAACTTTTAATTGTGAAGCAGAAAAGAGAGTTGGATGAACTTAAGAAGAGACACGGATtgattatatatgatattttgatgaaaCTTGCTCCCAAAACTCGACAACAAGTTTTTAATACTTGTAGTAAAGTTGAGGTCTTGAAAGCATGCATCGTGGATAAGTACACAGATTATGATCGTTCATTTGCCAT AAAAGCCGAAGATTTGCATATTTCTGCGAACGTTGGAGAGAAGGAACGAGTAGCTGACAGCAGTTACCCAAGAAATATGTTCAGACACAAGTTTAAAACTGGGATTGAGTATATGGCACCAAACTTGGGCCTCGCTTTAGTTTTGGAAAGCGATAGCTTTGGTTGA
- the LOC122608812 gene encoding probable serine/threonine-protein kinase tsuA produces MDAITKNSSDIVSTDNGCVNVFHNVCDVLDNELKEYAHSKKFIDDLPVALKFIKSDIIPWEDLARLAKHWKEIKHPNIVELLAYFHSSRGFCFVTEWAQLGNLCDLVKGDEPLSAEKIQNYIVQLVQALDCLHSKRTFHFNLKPQNILFFSENVIKICDFGLAQIMPQTNMDLQHIKGSIWYMSPETHSSKYFSREADLWSVGVVLYELLGGRFPNDILCENASVNRWHHSLFSGIEEKDKHRFIALSWAKGHDSLKRHDGGKITVARTSINRCVCIQFLVCLLQCEQQPLVQRLPESHRDLEKLASRLLQKNPEDRSLECPKLLRRQIGSETSNDLEANFKVYYTIFFNYTPVTIHKINDF; encoded by the exons ATGGATGCTATCACCAAGAATAGCTCCGACATAGTTTCGACCGACAACGGATGCGTCAACGTGTTCCACAATGTATGCGACGTGCTTGACAATGAATTGAAAGAGTATGCTCATTCGAAAAAGTTTATAGATGACCTG CCTGTTGCGttgaagtttataaaaagtgataTAATTCCATGGGAAGATCTTGCCCGCCTAGCCAAG cattggaaagagataaaaCATCCGAATATCGTTGAACTTCTGGCTTATTTCCATTCCTCACGAGGTTTTTGTTTTGTCACCGAATGGGCACAACTG GGTAATTTATGTGATCTTGTCAAAGGAGACGAACCTCTTTCTGCAGAAAAAATTCAGAACTATATAGTGCAGTTG GTTCAAGCATTGGACTGCTTACACTCCAAAAGGACCTTTCATTTCAACTTGAAGCCTCAAAACATTTTGTTCTTCTCTGAAAATGTTATTAAG ATTTGTGACTTTGGGCTTGCACAGATCATGCCACAGACTAACATGGATCTTCAGCACATAAAAG GTAGTATTTGGTATATGTCTCCAGAGACGCATTCATCGAAATATTTTTCCCGGGAGGCTGATTTGTGGTCAGTTGGAGTTGTTTT GTATGAGCTATTAGGTGGGCGGTTTCCAAATGACATTCTATGTGAAAATGCTAGTGTAAATCGATGGCATCATAGTCTCTTTTCTGGGATAGAG GAGAAAGACAAACATCGGTTCATTGCCCTTTCATGGGCAAAGGGTCACGACAGTTTGAAGAGACACGATGGTGGGAAGATAACCGTTGCTAGGACAAGTATAAATAGATGTGTTTGTATtcagtttttagtgtgtctttTACAATGTGAACAACAG CCTCTGGTCCAACGCTTACCTGAAAGTCATCGAGACCTCGAAAAGCTTGCTAGCCGTCTTCTTCAGAAG AATCCTGAAGATAGAAGTCTTGAATGTCCCAAGCTTCTTAGGCGTCAAATTGGTTCAGAAACTAGTAATGATTTGGAGGCAAATTTCAAGGTATATTATAcaatcttttttaattataccCCTGTCACTATTCACAAAATAAATGATTTTTAG
- the LOC122608813 gene encoding uncharacterized protein LOC122608813, whose amino-acid sequence MDGFSHGNYWIDIVESYRKASAVSERIEHTHSAFILAVLSRIAQEAPENFLAYDKQKGVINMLLSCLATISKSFTHQKTEFLPVACRASEAIWSLMTVQSLDRLNVEEEECKQIVDVVAKALLSDKAVRYAFYICLREGSEDTKISTIRVIFFFNVFLAINIFQCICTSL is encoded by the exons ATGGATGGATTCTCACATGGCAATTACTGGATTGACATAGTGGAGTCCTATAGAAAG GCTTCTGCTGTATCTGAAAGAATTGAGCATACACATAGTGCTTTCATTTTGGCTGTTTTATCTCGGATAGCACAAGAGGCCCCTGAAAATTTTCTGGCTTATGACAAACAAAAAGGTGTAATCAATATGTTGCTTTCATGCTTAGCAACCATTTCCAAAAGCTTCACACATCAGAAGACCGAGTTTTTGCCTGTTGCTTGTAGAGCAAGCGAGGCAATTTGGTCATTGATGACTGTCCAGTCTTTGGATCGGCTTAAcgtggaagaagaagaatgtaAACAAATTGTAGATGTGGTGGCGAAAGCATTACTATCAGACAAAGCTGTACGCTATGCCTTTTACATCTGTCTTCGCGAAGGATCGGAAGATACAAAGATATCTACTATACGGGTGATCttttttttcaatgtatttttggccattaatatttttcaatgtatCTGCACAAGTCTCTGA